Below is a window of Cetobacterium somerae ATCC BAA-474 DNA.
GCTTTGGGAACAATGCAAGTATCGACAATAAGCTTTTTATCAGGATGTACTGTACTTGGAATGACAACGATGACACTATATCGTAATAGTAAGGCAGGGGTAAGGCCAGAGAAAAAAAGAGGAACACCGTTAGCCATTGGGGCAGCTATTGGAGGTCTTTTAGGTAAACAGCTGTTTGATTGGGTAAGAGTTGCAAGTGGAGATCCAAATATGGCTGGAGCAGTTCAATCATTTGTTTTAGCGGCAGTTACAGTTGGGGTATTGATATTCACTATTCAAAAATCAAAAATTACACCTTTTAATATAGAAAATACAACGGTATCTTTAATAATTGGATTTCTATTAGGAGCATTATCTTCATTTTTAGGTATTGGTGGAGGGCCAATAAATTTAATGATTTTATATCTATGTTTTGGTTTAAACTCAAAGGAAGCAGCAATAAACTCTATTTACATAATACTGTTTTCACAGGGAGTAAGCGTAGCTCAAACAATTTTTAAAGGGATACCTGAATTTGTTTGGTTAGCATTTGTAATGATGGTTGCAGGAGGAGTAATCGGAGGTACGGTTGGTCCTATAATTTCAAAAAAACTTTCACTAAAAGGTGTAGATAAAATATATCTATGCATGGTTGTAGGAATAATTTTAATTAGTATTTATAACGGAATGAGTTATCTAGGAGTTTTATAAGTATTAAAAATAAAAACAATGAGTTAGGAGAGAGAAAATGAGTATTTGTGCAAAATGTATGACAAGAGGTTGTTTATCAAAGGACCAAGATAAAATGCCAAAGGTATTTTGTCCTAGTAGAAATGAAGAGATGCAAAATAAAGCAAAAGAGTTACATGTAGGAGATGACTTAACAATTGCTGTTCAATCAGCACTTGTAGAAGCTGAAGGAAATACAAATTGGACTCGTGTTCAAGAGACTATAGCTTTTGCAAAGAAATGTGGATATGAGCGTATAGGGTTAGCTTTCTGCACAGGACTTCACGAAGAAGCTAAAACTTTTGTAAAAATATTAGAGCACCACGGATTAAAAGTAGTTTCTGTAATTTGTAAAAATGGAGCTATTTTAAAGGGATTTTTAGGAATACCTCAAGAGGAAAAAGAAACTTACGTGAAAAATGATATTATGTGTAATCCAATTGGGCAAGCATTACATTTAAACGAAGAGAAAACAGATTTAAATATACTGTTTGGTCTTTGCGTAGGACACGATACATTATTTATAAAACATTCGGAAGCACCAGTTACTGTATTTGCAGTAAAAGATAGAGTATTATGTCACAATCCTGTGGCAGCAATATATCAAGCTGATGCATACTATAAGAAAAAACTATTCTAATATAAAAAAGGTATCTTGAAATTATTCAAGATACCTTTTAATTTACAAAATAATATTATTTTTTTCTATTTTTCTCGTAGTGATGAACGATTAAATATGAAATTATTGAGAAGATAACTGGTCCGATTATAAATTCATCGTAAACACCAGGTATATTTATTCCAAAAATTCCAACATCAGAGCCATTTAAATCCATAACTGAGAATATATTTGCAAAAGTAACAACTAAAGTTACTATCCATCCAGCAAAGATACCAAAACTTTTATTTCTTGATAAAACTTGGAAAGGCTTATCAATACTGTCATTATTTAAGAATTTAATGTAAGCATATGAGATGAATATATATGGTAGTGTCATAGCAATATTAGTCATTCCTTGTAAAGTAGCAAAGAATTTAGAAGCTCCAGATCCACCAAAAGCAACAAGAGCTATCATAACTACAACAAATATAGCTTGCATAATTAAAGCTTTTTTAGGAGTTCTCGTAACTGGGTCATCAGATCCAATTCCATATGGCCATAACTCTTCAGGAGTTCCATCAATCATCTGTTTTAATGGAGCGTAAACCAGTGTAAAGAAAGCTCCAACATATGCGAAGAACATTCCAAATCCAG
It encodes the following:
- a CDS encoding DUF1847 domain-containing protein — translated: MSICAKCMTRGCLSKDQDKMPKVFCPSRNEEMQNKAKELHVGDDLTIAVQSALVEAEGNTNWTRVQETIAFAKKCGYERIGLAFCTGLHEEAKTFVKILEHHGLKVVSVICKNGAILKGFLGIPQEEKETYVKNDIMCNPIGQALHLNEEKTDLNILFGLCVGHDTLFIKHSEAPVTVFAVKDRVLCHNPVAAIYQADAYYKKKLF
- a CDS encoding sulfite exporter TauE/SafE family protein; the protein is MEILYFVVCLGASILGAISGIGGGVIIKPILDALGTMQVSTISFLSGCTVLGMTTMTLYRNSKAGVRPEKKRGTPLAIGAAIGGLLGKQLFDWVRVASGDPNMAGAVQSFVLAAVTVGVLIFTIQKSKITPFNIENTTVSLIIGFLLGALSSFLGIGGGPINLMILYLCFGLNSKEAAINSIYIILFSQGVSVAQTIFKGIPEFVWLAFVMMVAGGVIGGTVGPIISKKLSLKGVDKIYLCMVVGIILISIYNGMSYLGVL